The Paraburkholderia sp. SOS3 genome includes a region encoding these proteins:
- a CDS encoding OmpH family outer membrane protein encodes MTLRTGMISKRVACALALAVAFGAGVVQAAQAQEARIAAVNSDRILRESTAAKAAQAKLEAEFAKRDKDLQDMAQRLKSMSDSLDKNGPTMSPADRAQKQRDLSQLDSDFQRKQREFREDLNQRRNEELAAVLDRANKVIKQIAEQQHYDLIVQEAVYVSPRIDITDQVLKALAASNNSN; translated from the coding sequence ATGACTTTGCGAACCGGTATGATTTCGAAACGTGTGGCATGCGCGCTGGCGCTGGCGGTGGCTTTCGGGGCGGGCGTCGTGCAAGCCGCGCAAGCACAGGAAGCGCGCATTGCGGCCGTCAATTCGGACCGCATCCTGCGCGAGTCGACGGCGGCAAAGGCGGCCCAGGCGAAGCTCGAAGCCGAGTTCGCGAAGCGCGACAAGGATCTGCAGGACATGGCGCAACGTCTGAAGTCGATGTCCGATTCGCTCGACAAGAATGGTCCGACGATGTCGCCGGCCGACCGCGCGCAGAAGCAGCGCGACCTGTCGCAGCTCGACAGCGATTTTCAGCGCAAGCAGCGCGAATTCCGCGAAGATCTGAACCAGCGCCGCAATGAAGAACTCGCCGCGGTGCTCGACCGCGCGAACAAGGTGATCAAGCAGATTGCCGAACAGCAGCATTACGATCTGATCGTGCAGGAGGCGGTGTATGTGAGTCCGCGCATCGACATTACCGATCAGGTGTTGAAGGCGCTTGCCGCATCGAACAATTCGAACTAA
- the lpxD gene encoding UDP-3-O-(3-hydroxymyristoyl)glucosamine N-acyltransferase, whose product MAFTLEEIARRFGGDVIGDRTHRVSNLAPLDQAGPEHLAFLANPKYLSQVDTTEAGAVLINADDLAKLASPDGRNFIVTPNPYAYFARVAQAFIDLASPKAVPGVHRSAHVDASAQVAASAVIGPNVTVEAGAVIGENVRLDANVFVGRGTRIGAGSHLYPNVTVYHGCTLGERAIVQSGAVIGSDGFGFAPDFVGEGDARTGSWVKIPQVGGVVIGPDVEIGANTTIDRGAMADTVIEECVKIDNLVQIAHNCRIGAYTVIAGCAGIAGSTTIGKHCMIGGAVGIAGHVTLGDYVIITAKSGVSKSLLKPGLYTSAFPAVEHAEWNKSAALLRNLDKLRDRIKALEAKVEAKVEGKVAGDASGKA is encoded by the coding sequence ATGGCTTTTACGCTCGAGGAGATCGCCAGACGCTTCGGCGGCGACGTTATCGGAGACCGCACGCATCGCGTCAGCAATCTGGCACCGCTGGATCAGGCTGGGCCGGAACACCTGGCGTTCCTCGCGAACCCCAAGTATCTGTCGCAGGTCGATACCACCGAGGCGGGGGCCGTGTTGATCAACGCGGACGACCTCGCGAAACTCGCATCGCCCGACGGACGTAACTTCATCGTCACGCCGAATCCGTACGCTTACTTTGCCCGCGTTGCGCAGGCATTCATCGACCTCGCTTCCCCCAAGGCGGTGCCGGGCGTGCATCGAAGCGCACACGTCGACGCATCGGCGCAGGTTGCGGCGAGCGCCGTGATCGGCCCTAACGTGACCGTCGAAGCGGGTGCGGTCATTGGCGAAAACGTGCGCCTCGATGCGAACGTGTTCGTTGGCCGCGGCACGCGGATCGGCGCCGGTTCGCATCTGTATCCGAATGTCACCGTGTACCATGGCTGCACCCTGGGCGAGCGCGCGATCGTGCAGTCCGGCGCCGTGATCGGCTCGGACGGCTTCGGCTTCGCGCCGGACTTCGTCGGCGAGGGCGACGCGCGCACGGGCAGCTGGGTCAAGATTCCGCAGGTCGGCGGCGTGGTGATCGGTCCCGATGTCGAGATCGGCGCCAACACGACGATCGACCGCGGTGCGATGGCCGACACCGTGATCGAGGAATGCGTGAAAATCGATAACCTCGTGCAAATCGCGCACAACTGCCGCATCGGTGCGTATACGGTGATCGCTGGCTGCGCGGGCATCGCGGGCAGCACGACGATCGGCAAGCACTGTATGATCGGCGGCGCCGTCGGCATCGCGGGCCATGTGACGCTCGGCGACTACGTGATCATCACTGCGAAGTCGGGCGTGTCGAAGTCGCTGTTGAAACCGGGTTTGTACACGAGTGCGTTTCCGGCCGTCGAGCATGCGGAGTGGAACAAGAGTGCTGCGTTGCTGCGCAATCTCGACAAGCTACGCGACCGGATCAAGGCGCTTGAAGCCAAGGTCGAGGCAAAGGTCGAAGGCAAGGTTGCGGGCGATGCGAGCGGCAAGGCATAA
- the fabZ gene encoding 3-hydroxyacyl-ACP dehydratase FabZ: protein MSTEKINLDIHKILTLLPHRYPILLVDRVIELEPHKAIKALKNVTINEPYFVGHFPKRPVMPGVLILEALAQTAALLTFAEEPHDPDNTLYLFVGIDNARFKRVVEPGDQLILNVTFERHMRGIWKFKARAEVDGAVAAEADLMCAVRTSDEG from the coding sequence ATGAGCACCGAAAAAATCAACCTCGACATTCACAAGATTCTGACGCTGCTGCCGCATCGCTACCCGATCCTGCTGGTCGACCGGGTGATCGAGCTCGAACCGCACAAGGCGATCAAGGCGCTGAAGAATGTCACGATCAACGAGCCGTACTTCGTCGGACACTTCCCGAAGCGTCCGGTCATGCCCGGCGTGCTGATTCTGGAAGCGCTCGCGCAGACGGCCGCGCTGCTGACGTTCGCGGAAGAGCCGCACGATCCCGACAACACGCTGTACCTGTTCGTCGGCATCGACAATGCGCGCTTCAAGCGCGTCGTCGAACCGGGCGACCAGCTGATCCTGAACGTGACGTTCGAACGTCATATGCGCGGCATCTGGAAGTTCAAGGCGCGCGCGGAAGTCGACGGCGCGGTCGCGGCGGAAGCGGACCTGATGTGTGCGGTGCGCACGTCGGACGAAGGCTGA
- the lpxA gene encoding acyl-ACP--UDP-N-acetylglucosamine O-acyltransferase encodes MSRIHPTAIIEPGAQLDDTVEIGPYAIVGANVTIGARTTVGSHSVIEGHTTLGEDNTIGHYASIGGRPQDMKYKGEPTKLVIGSRNTIREFTTIHTGTVQDTGVTTVGDDNWIMAYVHVGHDCQIGNNVILSSNAQMAGHVLIDDYAIVGGMSGVHQFVRIGAHSMLGGASALVQDVPPFVIAAGNKAEPHGINVEGLRRRGFSPDAISALRSAYRLLYKNGLSLEEAKLQLRELASAGGDGDEAVRAFVDFVESSQRGIIR; translated from the coding sequence ATGAGCAGGATTCATCCCACTGCGATCATCGAGCCGGGTGCACAGCTCGACGACACGGTCGAAATCGGACCGTACGCCATCGTCGGCGCGAACGTCACGATCGGCGCGCGGACCACGGTTGGTTCGCATAGCGTGATCGAAGGTCACACGACGCTCGGCGAAGACAACACGATCGGCCACTACGCATCGATCGGCGGCCGGCCACAGGACATGAAGTACAAGGGCGAGCCGACGAAACTCGTGATCGGCAGCCGCAACACGATTCGCGAATTCACGACGATCCACACCGGCACCGTGCAGGACACGGGCGTGACGACGGTCGGCGACGACAACTGGATCATGGCCTACGTGCACGTCGGCCACGATTGCCAGATCGGCAACAACGTGATTCTGTCGAGCAACGCGCAGATGGCGGGGCATGTGCTGATCGATGATTACGCGATCGTCGGCGGCATGTCCGGCGTGCATCAGTTCGTGCGCATCGGCGCGCATTCGATGCTCGGCGGCGCATCGGCGCTCGTGCAGGACGTGCCGCCGTTCGTGATCGCGGCTGGCAACAAGGCCGAACCGCACGGCATCAATGTCGAAGGGCTGCGTCGGCGCGGCTTTTCGCCCGACGCGATTTCGGCGCTGCGATCGGCGTACCGGCTACTGTACAAGAACGGCCTGTCGCTCGAAGAAGCGAAGCTGCAGTTGCGCGAGCTCGCGTCGGCGGGCGGCGACGGCGACGAAGCGGTGCGCGCGTTCGTCGACTTCGTCGAATCGTCGCAGCGCGGCATCATCCGCTAA
- the lpxB gene encoding lipid-A-disaccharide synthase gives MPLHSSQPRLAMVAGEPSGDILGAALLDGLAARLPAARSYGIGGPRMIAHGFDAHFPMDKLTVRGYVEALRHIPEILGIRNELKRQLLADPPDAFVGIDAPDFNFGLEHALRDAGIPTVHLVCPSIWAWRGGRIKKIAKAVDHMLCVFPFEKPLLEKAGVAATYVGHPLADQIPLEPDVRGARATLGLPAGGPVIAVLPGSRRSEIELIGPTFFDAMALMQEREPGVRFVMPAATPALREQLKPLIDAHPGLALTVTDGNAQLAMTAADALLVKSGTVTLEAALLKKPMVISYKVPWLTGQIMRRQGYLPYVGLPNILAGRFVVPEILQHFATPQALADATLTQLRDDANRRTLTEIFTEMHHALRQNTAQRAAEAVAQVVESRNKGRA, from the coding sequence ATGCCGCTGCACTCCAGTCAGCCGCGGCTAGCGATGGTCGCCGGCGAACCGTCCGGCGACATTCTCGGCGCGGCCCTGCTCGATGGCCTTGCGGCACGGCTACCCGCCGCGCGCAGTTACGGCATTGGCGGTCCGCGCATGATTGCGCATGGCTTCGATGCGCATTTTCCGATGGATAAGCTCACGGTGCGCGGCTATGTCGAAGCGCTGCGGCATATTCCCGAGATTCTCGGCATTCGCAACGAACTCAAGCGGCAGCTGCTCGCGGACCCGCCCGACGCGTTCGTCGGCATCGATGCGCCCGATTTCAATTTCGGCCTCGAACACGCGCTGCGCGATGCCGGTATTCCAACCGTGCATCTCGTGTGCCCGTCGATCTGGGCGTGGCGCGGCGGACGCATCAAGAAGATCGCGAAAGCGGTCGACCATATGCTGTGCGTGTTTCCGTTCGAGAAACCGCTGCTCGAAAAGGCCGGCGTCGCCGCGACGTATGTCGGCCATCCGCTTGCCGACCAGATTCCGCTCGAACCCGACGTGCGCGGCGCGCGCGCCACGCTTGGCCTGCCTGCCGGCGGTCCGGTCATCGCGGTGCTGCCAGGTAGCCGCCGCTCCGAAATCGAACTGATCGGGCCGACGTTCTTCGATGCGATGGCGCTGATGCAGGAACGCGAGCCCGGCGTGCGCTTCGTGATGCCGGCCGCGACACCGGCGCTGCGCGAGCAGCTCAAGCCGCTGATCGACGCGCACCCCGGACTTGCGCTGACGGTGACCGACGGCAACGCGCAACTCGCCATGACGGCAGCCGACGCATTGCTCGTGAAGAGCGGCACGGTGACGCTCGAAGCGGCGCTGCTGAAAAAGCCGATGGTGATTTCATACAAGGTGCCGTGGCTCACGGGGCAGATCATGCGCCGCCAGGGCTACCTGCCGTATGTCGGCCTGCCGAACATTCTCGCGGGGCGCTTCGTCGTGCCGGAAATCCTGCAGCATTTCGCGACGCCGCAAGCGCTTGCCGATGCGACGTTGACCCAGTTGCGCGACGACGCAAACCGGCGCACGCTGACGGAAATTTTCACGGAAATGCATCACGCGCTCAGGCAGAACACGGCGCAGCGCGCTGCGGAAGCGGTCGCGCAGGTGGTCGAGTCGCGCAACAAGGGGCGGGCATGA
- the rnhB gene encoding ribonuclease HII, whose product MNEKAPSRRTKTVAAEEATSAVKGAVKSAAKDATKSIANSASKKVRTAVARTVAAVTVVQPGLDFESPLDIICGVDEAGRGPLAGPVVAAAVILDPKRRIRGLDDSKVLSAKKREALYDKIVERSLAWCVASASVEEIDTLNILHATMLAMKRAVEGLSIVPTLAKIDGNRCPTLSVRSEAIVSGDALVPCISAASILAKVTRDRMLLDLHQTFPMYGFDAHAGYGTPQHLLALREHGPCAHHRRSFAPVREAHLRLGAAPGDLPSEMLVVEAPAFGDAAFEDASLDLDRPPF is encoded by the coding sequence ATGAACGAGAAAGCGCCGTCGAGACGCACGAAGACCGTCGCGGCCGAAGAGGCAACGAGTGCGGTAAAGGGCGCGGTAAAGAGTGCGGCGAAAGACGCGACAAAGAGCATCGCGAACAGCGCGTCGAAAAAGGTCCGGACGGCGGTTGCCAGAACGGTGGCCGCAGTGACCGTCGTGCAGCCGGGACTCGACTTCGAGTCGCCGCTCGATATCATCTGCGGTGTCGACGAAGCGGGGCGCGGGCCGTTGGCCGGACCCGTGGTGGCCGCCGCCGTGATTCTCGATCCGAAGCGGCGCATTCGCGGCCTCGACGACTCGAAAGTGCTCAGCGCGAAGAAGCGCGAGGCGCTCTACGACAAGATCGTCGAGCGCTCGCTCGCATGGTGCGTCGCCTCGGCATCGGTCGAAGAGATCGATACGCTGAACATCCTGCACGCGACCATGCTCGCCATGAAACGCGCGGTCGAAGGGCTGTCGATCGTGCCGACGCTCGCGAAGATCGACGGTAACCGCTGCCCGACCTTGAGCGTGCGCAGCGAGGCGATCGTCAGCGGCGATGCGCTGGTACCGTGCATCTCGGCGGCGTCGATTCTCGCGAAGGTGACGCGCGATCGCATGTTGCTCGACCTGCATCAGACGTTCCCTATGTACGGATTCGATGCGCACGCCGGCTACGGTACGCCGCAGCATCTGCTTGCGCTACGCGAGCATGGGCCTTGCGCGCATCACCGGCGCTCGTTCGCACCGGTGCGCGAAGCGCATTTGCGGCTTGGGGCCGCGCCCGGCGATCTGCCATCCGAAATGCTGGTTGTCGAAGCGCCGGCCTTTGGCGACGCGGCGTTCGAAGACGCGTCGCTCGATCTCGATCGCCCGCCGTTTTGA
- a CDS encoding TrmH family RNA methyltransferase: MKPITSRDNPLYKRLKALAGSTHQQRRSAHALLEGFHLASAYLDSVGQPETCVVTEGALHHDEAQAIVARIESSRIVTLPDTLFGQLSNVVNGVGLLLLVERPAVPLPERVTQSCVVLDGVQDAGNVGSILRSAAAAGIGDVFCMPGTAYAWASKVLRSAMGAHFLLRVHEDIEPHALIERLAVPIAITDSHGAQALYDCDLSGQLAWVFGNEGAGVSAAWRAAVTHRVTIPQPGGMESLNVAAAAAVCLFEQCRQQRGRR; encoded by the coding sequence GTGAAGCCAATTACCTCGCGCGACAATCCGCTCTACAAGCGCCTGAAGGCGCTCGCTGGCTCGACGCATCAGCAGCGTCGCAGCGCGCATGCGCTACTCGAAGGGTTTCATCTCGCGAGCGCGTATCTCGATTCCGTGGGGCAGCCCGAAACCTGCGTCGTGACCGAAGGCGCATTGCATCACGACGAAGCCCAGGCGATCGTCGCGCGCATCGAATCGTCGCGCATCGTGACGTTGCCCGATACGTTGTTCGGTCAGCTATCGAATGTCGTCAATGGCGTCGGCCTGCTGCTGCTCGTCGAGCGGCCCGCCGTGCCGCTGCCCGAACGCGTGACGCAAAGCTGCGTCGTGCTCGACGGCGTGCAGGACGCGGGCAATGTCGGGTCGATTCTGCGCAGTGCGGCCGCAGCCGGCATCGGCGATGTGTTCTGTATGCCGGGCACCGCGTATGCGTGGGCATCGAAGGTGCTGCGCTCGGCGATGGGCGCGCATTTTCTGTTGCGCGTCCACGAGGATATCGAGCCGCATGCGTTGATCGAGCGGCTCGCGGTGCCGATCGCGATCACCGACTCGCATGGCGCGCAGGCGCTTTACGATTGCGACCTGTCCGGGCAGCTTGCGTGGGTGTTCGGCAACGAAGGCGCGGGGGTGTCGGCGGCTTGGCGTGCGGCCGTGACGCACCGGGTCACGATCCCGCAGCCGGGCGGCATGGAATCGCTGAACGTGGCAGCCGCCGCTGCCGTGTGCCTGTTCGAGCAGTGCCGGCAGCAGCGCGGGCGTCGATGA
- the ppsR gene encoding posphoenolpyruvate synthetase regulatory kinase/phosphorylase PpsR, with amino-acid sequence MPPTVFIVSDGTGITAETFAHSILSQFDQKFRLVRVPFVDSTEKAYATLEKINEAGRQEGRRPIVFTTLVNSASNQIVKDSDALVLDMFQTFVEPLEQELELKSSHAMGRGHQNADTEEYKNRIEAINFSLAHDDGQSNRNLAEADVILVGVSRSGKTPTSLYLAMQYGVKAANYPLIPEDFERAKLPTPLLAHREKMFGLSIDPQRLAEIRNERRPGSKYASLESCRYEINEAEAMMRREGIKWLSSTHKSIEEIATTILQEIRLDRPAY; translated from the coding sequence ATGCCGCCCACCGTATTCATCGTTTCCGACGGTACCGGGATCACTGCCGAAACTTTCGCGCATTCGATCCTCTCCCAGTTCGACCAGAAATTCCGGCTCGTTCGCGTGCCGTTTGTCGACTCGACTGAAAAAGCCTACGCGACACTCGAGAAGATCAACGAAGCGGGCCGCCAGGAAGGCCGCCGGCCGATCGTCTTCACGACGCTCGTGAACAGCGCGTCGAACCAGATCGTCAAGGACTCGGATGCGCTCGTGCTCGACATGTTCCAGACCTTCGTCGAGCCGCTCGAACAGGAGCTCGAGCTGAAGTCGAGCCACGCGATGGGCCGCGGGCACCAGAACGCCGACACCGAGGAATACAAGAATCGCATCGAGGCGATCAACTTCTCGCTCGCGCACGACGACGGCCAGTCGAACCGCAATCTTGCCGAAGCCGATGTGATTCTGGTCGGCGTATCGCGCAGCGGCAAGACGCCGACGAGCCTCTATCTCGCCATGCAGTACGGCGTGAAAGCGGCGAACTATCCGCTGATTCCCGAGGACTTCGAACGCGCCAAGCTGCCCACGCCGCTGCTCGCGCATCGCGAAAAAATGTTCGGGCTGTCGATCGATCCGCAGCGTCTCGCCGAAATTCGCAACGAGCGGCGTCCAGGCAGCAAGTATGCGTCGCTCGAAAGTTGCCGCTACGAGATCAACGAAGCGGAAGCGATGATGCGGCGTGAGGGAATCAAGTGGCTGTCGTCGACGCACAAGTCGATCGAGGAAATCGCAACCACGATTCTTCAGGAAATCCGGCTCGACAGGCCGGCGTACTGA
- the ppsA gene encoding phosphoenolpyruvate synthase, translating into MTNAVNVAKDKAYVVPFEQLRMTDVDIVGGKNASLGEMISQLAEAGVQVPTGFATTALAFRDFLSHNNLTERIAQRLETLDVDDVKALAAAGKEIRQWIVDAPLQARLEQEIRAAFDTLSKSTPDLSFAVRSSATAEDLPDASFAGQQESYLNVAGIEDVLDRMKHVFASLYNDRAISYRVHKGFTHAEVALSAGVQRMVRSDVGAAGVMFTLDTESGFKDAVFITSSYGLGETVVQGAVNPDEFYVFKTTLEQGKYPIIRRSIGSKLIKMEFTKAGEEGRVKTVDVTPEQRNRYSITDEDVIQLAKYAVIIEKHYQRPMDIEWGKDGRDGKIFILQARPETVKSQGNGKSEQRFKLKGQSQVLATGRAIGQKVGAGPVRVIHDPSEMERVQPGDVLVADMTDPNWEPVMKRASAIVTNRGGRTCHAAIIARELGVPAVVGCGDATDVLKDGALVTVSCAEGDEGRIYDGLLETEVTEVQRGELPPIPTKIMMNVGNPQLAFDFSQLPNAGVGLARLEFIINNNIGVHPKAILEYPNVDQDLKKAVESVARGHASPRAFYVDKLTEGIATIAAAFYPKPVIVRLSDFKSNEYKKLIGGSRYEPDEENPMLGFRGASRYIAEDFALAFEMECAALKRVREEMGLDNVEIMVPFVRTLKQAERVVGLLEKFGLKRGQNGLKLIMMCEVPSNAILAEEFLQYFDGFSIGSNDLTQLTLGLDRDSGMELLAADFDERDPAVKFMLKRAIDTCLRLNKYVGICGQGPSDHPDFAQWLTEIGIASMSLNPDTIIETWQALAKLQTK; encoded by the coding sequence ATGACTAACGCAGTTAACGTCGCAAAGGACAAGGCGTATGTAGTTCCGTTCGAACAGTTGCGAATGACCGACGTGGACATTGTCGGCGGCAAGAATGCATCGCTGGGCGAGATGATCAGCCAACTCGCCGAAGCGGGCGTTCAGGTGCCGACCGGCTTTGCCACCACTGCGCTTGCCTTTCGCGACTTTCTGTCTCACAACAATCTGACCGAACGCATCGCCCAACGTCTCGAAACGCTCGATGTCGACGACGTGAAGGCGCTCGCCGCCGCGGGCAAGGAAATTCGTCAGTGGATCGTCGATGCGCCGTTGCAGGCGCGCCTCGAGCAGGAAATCCGCGCCGCGTTCGACACGCTGTCGAAGAGCACGCCCGATCTCTCGTTTGCCGTGCGTTCGTCGGCCACGGCCGAAGACCTGCCCGACGCGTCGTTCGCCGGCCAGCAGGAAAGCTATCTGAACGTGGCCGGCATCGAAGACGTGCTCGATCGCATGAAGCACGTGTTCGCCTCGCTGTACAACGATCGCGCCATTTCGTATCGCGTCCACAAGGGCTTCACGCATGCCGAAGTCGCGTTGTCGGCGGGCGTGCAGCGCATGGTGCGCTCGGACGTCGGCGCGGCCGGCGTGATGTTTACGCTCGATACCGAATCGGGTTTCAAGGATGCCGTGTTCATCACGTCGAGCTACGGCCTCGGCGAAACAGTGGTGCAGGGCGCGGTGAACCCGGACGAGTTCTACGTGTTCAAGACCACGCTCGAGCAGGGCAAGTACCCGATCATCCGCCGTTCGATCGGCTCGAAGCTCATCAAGATGGAATTCACGAAAGCCGGCGAAGAAGGTCGCGTGAAGACCGTCGATGTGACGCCCGAGCAGCGCAACCGTTATTCGATCACCGACGAAGACGTGATCCAGCTCGCGAAGTACGCGGTGATCATCGAGAAGCACTACCAGCGCCCGATGGACATCGAGTGGGGCAAGGACGGCCGCGACGGCAAGATCTTCATCCTGCAGGCACGTCCCGAGACGGTGAAGAGCCAGGGTAACGGCAAGTCCGAACAGCGCTTCAAGCTCAAGGGCCAGTCGCAGGTACTCGCCACGGGGCGCGCGATCGGCCAGAAGGTCGGTGCGGGTCCGGTGCGCGTGATTCACGATCCGTCGGAGATGGAACGTGTGCAGCCGGGCGACGTGCTCGTCGCCGACATGACCGACCCGAACTGGGAGCCGGTCATGAAGCGCGCGTCCGCGATCGTCACGAATCGCGGCGGGCGCACGTGTCACGCGGCGATCATCGCGCGCGAACTCGGCGTGCCGGCCGTGGTCGGCTGCGGCGACGCGACCGACGTGCTGAAGGACGGCGCGCTCGTCACCGTGTCGTGCGCGGAAGGCGACGAAGGACGCATCTACGACGGTCTGCTCGAAACGGAAGTGACCGAAGTGCAGCGCGGCGAACTGCCGCCGATCCCGACGAAGATCATGATGAACGTCGGCAATCCGCAGCTCGCATTCGACTTCTCGCAGCTGCCGAACGCGGGTGTCGGTCTCGCGCGGCTCGAGTTCATCATCAACAACAACATCGGCGTGCATCCGAAGGCGATTCTCGAGTACCCGAACGTCGATCAGGATCTGAAGAAGGCGGTCGAGAGCGTCGCACGCGGCCATGCGTCGCCGCGCGCGTTCTACGTCGACAAGCTGACCGAAGGCATCGCGACGATTGCGGCGGCGTTCTATCCGAAACCCGTCATCGTGCGTCTGTCGGACTTCAAGTCGAACGAGTACAAGAAGCTGATCGGCGGCTCGCGTTACGAGCCGGATGAAGAAAATCCGATGCTCGGTTTCCGCGGCGCATCGCGCTATATCGCCGAAGACTTCGCGCTGGCGTTCGAGATGGAGTGCGCGGCATTGAAGCGCGTGCGCGAAGAGATGGGCCTCGATAACGTCGAGATCATGGTGCCGTTCGTGCGCACGCTGAAGCAGGCGGAGCGCGTGGTCGGGCTGCTCGAGAAGTTCGGCCTCAAGCGCGGCCAGAACGGCCTCAAGCTCATCATGATGTGCGAGGTGCCGTCGAACGCGATTCTTGCCGAAGAGTTCCTGCAGTACTTCGACGGCTTCTCGATCGGTTCGAACGACCTCACGCAGCTGACGCTCGGCCTCGATCGCGATTCGGGCATGGAACTGCTCGCGGCCGACTTCGACGAACGCGATCCGGCGGTCAAGTTCATGCTCAAGCGCGCGATCGACACGTGTTTGCGGCTGAACAAGTACGTCGGCATTTGCGGCCAGGGCCCGTCCGATCATCCGGACTTCGCGCAGTGGCTGACCGAAATCGGCATTGCGTCGATGTCGCTGAATCCGGACACGATCATCGAGACGTGGCAGGCGTTGGCGAAGCTGCAGACGAAGTAA
- a CDS encoding NfeD family protein, whose product MALTGWFWWVGAGVLIVLELMSGTFYLLMIALGFVAAALARLAGAPLPAQLAAAALVALVAVALLRRSRFGRNPRADAAQNPDVNLDIGATLTVPEWHDRRARTQYRGAAWDVELAPGEPEDARVYRITALRGSCLVVVANPER is encoded by the coding sequence GTGGCGCTAACAGGCTGGTTCTGGTGGGTCGGCGCGGGCGTGCTGATCGTGCTCGAGCTCATGAGCGGCACGTTCTATCTGCTGATGATCGCGCTCGGCTTCGTTGCCGCGGCGCTTGCGCGTCTGGCGGGCGCGCCGTTACCGGCGCAGCTTGCGGCGGCGGCGCTCGTCGCGCTTGTCGCCGTGGCGCTGTTGCGGCGCTCGCGCTTCGGCCGCAACCCGCGCGCCGATGCCGCACAGAATCCCGACGTCAATCTCGATATCGGCGCGACGTTGACGGTGCCCGAGTGGCACGATCGCCGCGCGCGGACGCAATATCGCGGCGCAGCCTGGGACGTCGAGCTCGCGCCCGGCGAGCCCGAAGATGCGCGCGTGTACCGGATCACCGCGTTGCGCGGCAGTTGTCTGGTTGTCGTTGCGAATCCCGAGCGGTAA
- a CDS encoding SPFH domain-containing protein, with product MESTIFAVVFLIIVIVLIGRTIKIVPQQHAWIVERLGRYHATLTPGATLVLPFVDRIAYKHVLKEIPLDVPSQVCITRDNTQLQVDGVLYFQVTDPMKASYGSSNFVFAITQLSQTTLRSVIGKLELDKTFEERDFINHSIVSALDEAASNWGVKVLRYEIKDLTPPKEILHAMQQQITAEREKRALIAASEGRKQEQINIASGGREAAIQKSEGERQAAINQAQGQAAAILAVAEANAQAIQKIAAAIQSTGGMEAVNLKVAEQYVNAFANLAKQGNTLIVPGNLSEMSSMIASALTIVKQQKGANA from the coding sequence ATGGAATCGACGATCTTCGCGGTCGTGTTTCTGATTATCGTGATCGTGCTGATCGGCCGGACGATCAAGATCGTGCCGCAGCAGCACGCATGGATTGTCGAGCGGCTCGGCCGCTACCATGCGACGCTGACACCGGGGGCGACGCTCGTGCTGCCGTTTGTCGACCGCATCGCGTACAAGCATGTGCTCAAGGAGATTCCGCTCGACGTGCCAAGCCAGGTCTGCATCACGCGCGACAACACGCAGCTGCAGGTGGACGGCGTGCTGTACTTCCAGGTGACGGACCCGATGAAGGCGTCGTACGGCTCGAGCAACTTCGTATTCGCGATTACGCAGTTGTCGCAGACCACGCTGCGTTCGGTCATCGGCAAGCTTGAACTCGACAAGACGTTCGAGGAGCGCGACTTCATCAATCACAGCATCGTGTCCGCGCTCGACGAGGCCGCGTCCAACTGGGGCGTGAAGGTGCTGCGCTACGAAATCAAGGACCTGACGCCGCCGAAGGAAATCCTGCACGCGATGCAGCAGCAGATCACCGCGGAGCGCGAAAAGCGCGCGCTGATCGCGGCATCCGAGGGCCGCAAGCAGGAGCAGATCAATATCGCGTCCGGCGGCCGTGAGGCGGCCATCCAGAAGTCGGAAGGCGAGCGGCAGGCGGCGATCAATCAGGCGCAAGGCCAGGCGGCGGCGATTCTCGCAGTCGCGGAGGCGAATGCGCAGGCAATTCAGAAGATCGCCGCGGCGATCCAGTCGACAGGCGGCATGGAAGCCGTGAACCTGAAGGTAGCCGAGCAGTACGTGAATGCGTTCGCGAATCTCGCGAAGCAGGGCAATACGCTGATCGTGCCGGGCAACCTGTCGGAGATGAGTTCGATGATCGCGTCGGCGCTGACGATCGTCAAACAGCAGAAGGGCGCTAACGCCTGA